One stretch of Dehalococcoidia bacterium DNA includes these proteins:
- a CDS encoding electron transfer flavoprotein subunit beta/FixA family protein, whose protein sequence is MPNMIVCVKQIADPEAPPGSFKIDEAAKQAVPAAGVSQVVSPFDEQAVEAALRIKDAHGGKITVLSLGKNFVMDVIKKPLSMGADELILLQDTAFESTDSHSTAYALAMAIKKVGEYDLIFCGRQAADWDAGQVGSGIAEILGIPSITPVQKVELVDSTVKVERVVMDGYQVIEASTPLLVTVSNELGEPRYPKLKGIMAAAKKEVPTWNAQDIGADTAKLGASGARAKLQQLFIPVKEAKCEIIEGDSPEEAAEALALKLRETRLI, encoded by the coding sequence GAGGCGCCGCCGGGCAGTTTCAAGATCGATGAGGCGGCAAAACAGGCTGTGCCAGCAGCAGGTGTTTCGCAGGTGGTTAGCCCCTTCGACGAGCAGGCAGTGGAGGCAGCACTGCGGATCAAGGATGCCCATGGCGGCAAGATCACAGTGCTCAGCCTGGGCAAAAATTTTGTCATGGACGTGATCAAGAAGCCACTATCCATGGGCGCCGATGAGCTGATCCTGCTCCAGGACACCGCCTTCGAAAGTACCGACAGCCACTCTACAGCCTACGCCCTGGCCATGGCGATTAAAAAGGTGGGCGAGTATGACCTTATCTTCTGCGGCCGGCAGGCTGCAGACTGGGATGCTGGTCAGGTGGGCTCCGGCATTGCCGAGATCCTGGGGATACCCAGCATCACCCCTGTACAGAAAGTGGAGCTGGTCGACAGCACTGTAAAGGTGGAGCGGGTGGTCATGGATGGCTACCAGGTAATCGAAGCTTCTACCCCGCTTCTGGTCACGGTGTCAAACGAGCTTGGCGAGCCTCGCTATCCCAAGCTTAAGGGGATTATGGCAGCGGCAAAGAAAGAGGTGCCCACCTGGAATGCACAGGATATAGGCGCCGATACAGCAAAGCTCGGTGCCTCCGGGGCACGCGCCAAACTGCAACAGCTCTTCATCCCAGTCAAGGAAGCAAAGTGCGAAATCATAGAGGGAGATAGCCCCGAGGAGGCAGCGGAAGCCCTGGCACTAAAACTCAGAGAGACCAGACTGATATGA